The window caaagaccgttggaaagttcaatatggcggccgacagtggtgtcataccaccgaaataagtacgtacatcggtttcggttagcgcagggaagccgcgtaccaaattttgtgaagatggggccataaataagaaagtttaacatggcggacgttgtcaactgttatgaccgttatgtgtagaatttcaaaatgaaacctgcttaacttttgtaagtaagctgtaaggaatgaacctgccaaatttcagccttctacctacatgggaagttgcagAGTTAGTGATGAATgtgtcagtgagggttttgccttttattagtatagatgtatatgtgtatgcatatgtgtgtgtgtgtgtgtgtgtatatatgtgtgtgtgtatatgtatatatatgtatatgtgtatatatatgtatatgtgtatatgtacagtatgtatatatatgtacagtatatacgtatatatgtatgtatatatatatgtatgtatatatatgtatgtatatatatattgtggcacctggCTGGGTTTGTCGccaggccgggatgcccaggaggagcggaggagggcttgtgcctcctccaggacacgagggggcgtcctccctggttgccatggggaccacgggtacagagcttggaagctcaaacctgtaggggcccatggtcaccgccagggggcaccccgatgccttgggagccctggacctcagcacttctgccacacccggaagtactggggggaagagtattggggacacccggaggacttccggatatgccgacagagcttctgccacacaggggtgtggctacagaagccctcaggatacacctggagtccttccggggtgaataaaaggggccgcctccctccagtcaggggcaagagtcgggtggaagaggacgaagcttgatggagaggagtggaggcggaccagagactgagagaaagcattgtgcgtgtggacaaggacttgaggggtgattggtgctgcggcactgggtttgtgctcactgagaaatgtatatagtgtataataaacgtgtgtgtgtggtgaaaccaacatgtctacctgtctgtgtccgggctgttccccacaatatatatatatgtatgtatgtatatatatgtatatgtatgtatatatatatatatatatgtatatgtgtatgtacagtaatccctcctccatcgtgggggttgcgttccagagccacccgcgaaataagaatatccgcgaagtagaaaccatatgtttatatggttatttttatattgtcatgcttgggtcacagatttgcgcagaaacacaggaggttgtagagagacaggaacgttattcaaacactgcaaacaaagatttgtctcttttcaaaagtttaaactgtgctccatgacaagacagagatgccagttccgtctcacaattaaaagaatgcaaacatattttcctcttcaaaggagtgcgcgtcaggagcagagtctgtcagaaagacaaaggaaagcaaacaaatcaatagggctgtttgcttttaagtatgcgaagcaccgcggcacaaagctgttgaaggcggcatctcacaccccctccgtcaggagcagggagagagagagagagagacagagtttgtttttcaatcaaaaatcaatacgtgcccttcgagcttttaagtatgtgaagcactgtgcagcatgtcgtttcaggaagcagctgcacaaaagatagcaacgtgaagataatctttcagcatttttagacgagcgtccttatcgtctaggtgtgcgaacagcccccctgctcaatccccctacgtcaggatcagagaaagtcagcgcaagagagacagaaaagtaagccgggtagcttctcagccatctgccaatagcgtcccttgtatgaaatcaactgggcaaaccaactgaggaagcatgtaccagaaattaaaagacccattatccgcagaaatccgcgaaccagcaaaaaatctgcaatatatatttaaatatgcttacatataaaatccgcaatggagtgaagcgcGTGAAAGgcaaagcacgatatagcgagggattactgtatacatatgtatatatgtatgtatgtatatatatatatatatatatgtatgtatgtatctatatatatatatatatatatgtatatatgtatatatgtatgtatgtatatatatatatatatatgtgtatgtatatgtatgcatatatatatatggttttggcagccaagcgctttttttccaacctagaagacgtctcttgagatccgtttaatcacctcgttgattgcatgtcttccaaggtagtttcaatacccatttcctgcaccgagttatctccccttttatgagtaaCTGtattagtggccgtacttcgtacaggtctttgaacgcactgaatacttgtacctggtgtcgcccgtcggctactttcgacagggaatggaagcaattgtcgagtaacaaaaattatttgtaagtgattttgcattgaagaaatagtaaaaacttgatcacttgggtcaatacctaaagaaatacacacagcaaatgcaattgagaatataccagaatctgtatgatttaattgttgctgtgcgtcttcataaactatgggaggtttgtaaggaaacaaagcatgagggaaacgaagctgctcttcggtgaggttgaattttttatcagtatttaaactgtcatagacacagtggcgtagcgtagtgggggcggcccgccccgggcggcacttttaggaggcggcaaaatttcacaataaataataataatatcttgtaaaaatttgaaccattcctaaataagggggcggcggaattttcctccgccccgggcggctgacacacACGCTATGCTACTGAATAGACATGatttacagcaccatcataataggtacacacccagtgagttactcgttcagtagctgcagaaggtaatatttaaatatgttttgcattttgtggaatgggcattataggtatgtcaggagtccacattagcaaaaccttttgaggttggaaaattgtatgcgcagctaaaatttcgttgaatttgctcatgtgacctgttgataaataatcattatttaccaactcattcattgcaaaatctgacagtggtaagatcactccttccataacactaaacacaaacactaagtagacactaacactaaaaaatggcaacaccaccaggaagaacactaaatgagataaagtacaagtctactaaacttctttattataactgctttattatagcaggtgagtgGACGCTGGCGCACACTTGTTGTTgccactcctccctgttaacaacacttttcgcaaaattcgccttaattctgcactttcttacgcttgttttattttgtttattgtacatatagtttgtggatacagctgactcgaattgcatggatttggcttaatatttacagattttatggactccactttactgggaacagctgagtctgtggatcacgggacgagacctacgaacatttctttgtacctggcgatctagcacctcgggatgatctgtctccatgattatattcgctatgttaatctgctcccgtttcaccttacagtaccctacgaccgggaactgatctgatgttcatactaacctggtttatggcttatggctctggggtgatcacccctgaaattaccaagcgttactgtttatggctgtgtattggaacatccaaatcctgcttcctcctcctgctgtgctttctgctgcttgctatcaccgctcacctacactaccacacccgcctgtcctaccgcctccgttgtgctgtgctgcttctacactgctatcagctaagtatcactcactattttagcgctttgagtactgagaaaagcgctatataaatgtaatgaattattattatttattattaaacactaaagtacaaaaacgaagtagaaagtaacactaaaccgcaacaccgcatctactaaacactaagaaacactaagtagaaacattaaaggaaaaaataaaattcagtaagtaccgcgtctactaaacagtaaatcagtaaaggagaaaggacggcaagaccgcgtcagctgcaaagctcagctcggagtgaaatgaagtgaatgaaatgaggtgaatgggaggggagatgatcatgtgactccaacacccgccttaactctctgtCCCTcctcaaacacacaaacacagccacacggatcccaactctcctttatatatatagatgtgtactTTACATGGGTCACAAGATAAATcttactgaataattcattgaacAGTCAGTTTGAAATATATGACTCTACATCGTGCTCTACAATATGAGGGACCAACCAGTTGTCCATTATCACTGAAACTTCATTTAGCATGAAACACTGCCacagcactatacagtatataccctcACTCTATTAAGTCATCCATCACAAAACCATGAACATCATCAGATCATTGTGTCTaaattgcttttttcatttcgATATTTTAAATTTGCACTGTGGTCCCTTCGCCTCACAAACTTCTCCTCTTTCTCCCCCTTTCTTATATGAGTCTTTGCTGACCGTCTTCTATCTTTGATTGTTTCAGTAGTTGTGAGATGGGAGCTGTTAAGGCTTATTATATTTTAGTGccacaaaaatgaaaactttctGTGATGCTTCAACGACATTGTCTCACATACTGCAGTGCGCTGCCACAAATAGTATGCTAAATAGAAGACACTTTAACACTCAATACAGAATATTACTCTTGGAAAGCCTTGGTTAATTTTACAACAGGATGATGTGTCGATCCATCACAGACATGATagcaacccatagtttaagaaacactgctttaaacgAAAAAGGCTGATGGCTTCACACATGAGTTTTATCACTCCTGTGGAGCTCTGCTTACTCAATTTATACATGTTATACATGAGATGTCAAGCTGCATGGAAATAACATATGGATAATGAAAAGTTAGGTGAAACTCAAAGAAAATGTGGTTAGCAAGTAGCCTACTTGGTTACACCCAGTTTTCTCTACTCTTCACaagtatattttacatataaattcaAGCTGGACTCGATTGTCAAGTGCtcttatatacatacagtaaacttCAATGAACAAGTGGTTAGGGGCACATCTATAGTAAAATACATGCACTACTGTGGAGAACTGAAGTGTTCCTTGGAGGTCAGACTGTGATGTGCTGTTAGGTTTTGGTTTGCAATGAAGAGAAACAGTGAACTTTTAGTATAGCGTACGAGCCAACTTCAAGCCCCATGTACATCACAAGCCAGTAGTGACAGCTTGCCTTGgttagtttaaatacttggacaATTTACTAAAGGGTCCCCCACAAACAAAACATAAAGGAGGTGCACATTGTACATAGTTCACTATATTATTTCTTTACATAAAAcatgtaaatgtgcagcctgtaaacagagtcggccttagggcgaagcaaACGaatcgggcccacagctggagggggcccactgcgccctcGGTATCAGTTCGCTTCAGGCCCGAAATTATCTAGGGCCGGCTCTACTGTAAATGTCGCCACTGTATGCAAAAGGTTAAAAGAAACTGTGATTCAGTGCATTACTTTTGATCTAGATGGTCCAAAACCTTGTAATGCTACAGAACCACAGATCAAAgcgttacattcaaatctgactaAAGCTTCCATTGTTACAAAATTTCCTACAGGGTGAAATTATAGTCATGGCacaaaattcccattattcctactaattacctgtttgaatttGAAAAAATACTATTGATCTATGGCATGTGTTCTGATCTCATTATTATGATGTAACAAATATTTAAGTTTATAGATGTGACAGCATGAATGTTTTACTTATGTGCAACTGTATGTAGCATGAATAAGAGGAAGGAGTTCATTCGTAATAATAttagttagttacatagtacttctgatacatatGATACATCTGATGAACCCTCAGCACTATAACCGAGGCCCATTGTCTTCAGAAATTTCTGggtgaagctgggtaacacaactaatatatactatacatataacCAGAGTTAAAATCTTAAAGAGTCAGATTACATAGGGTAATCTCCCTTTTAGCTAGAATATTTTTGAAACAATTGTTTAATAAACTTATTTTAGATTAAACTAACAAACTCTTCATTCTGCCTCCTAAAAGTgacaaactaattttttttttaattttattgattattagtaaaatcaaatagcattctatacaaataactcaagtttaacaaaaaaaaaaggtttgaaacaaatcaatccccacccctgagaaagagagctaggccagcacaggaaaacttaaagctagtaaaaataagtaaatagataaattaataaatgaataaagataaattgaataaaagaggggagagagcctgcttcctcagtttaaaagcttattctaaaatgttattgattagatcctgccaggttttgaaaaagttctgcacagatcttcttactgagaatttgattttttcatgtttcaaataatatataacatcagttacccactgacttagaataggagagttaggattcttccagttcagcaagataagtctacatgccaataatgtagtaaagaaaattacagttgtccattgtgacaccaaggctgtctgaaacgaatttaaagattttgatccagaatgatgttcatttggtgcaggcccaaaacatgtggcccagtaagGCCAGAACTTGATTTCAGCATTCGCAGGTGGGATctcttggacaattttaaacgagagagatttgctcgatatataattttgagttgaataattctatgctttgtgcatatggcgctcgagtgaattctgtggattgctactttccactccttttctgagatgttgaatgagagatccttttcccactgtactcttagATCTTTGAAgggaagggactgtaaaatggatTTATATATTAcgaaaatgctgtctgagtcctcaagactgattaatattttttcccgcatagaggtaggtgagaggtgaggaaaattcggcaggttttgtttaataaagtttctaatttgaagatagcgaaagaaatgtgctgctggaaagttaaatttggagtgtaattgttcgtaggatgcaaagacgttgtctatgtacagatctctaagtgatttaatcttgaatgttttccaaacattaaaactgcgAACGTTTGAGAGGTTGGAAAAAGGTTGTTCTTGTGtagaggtgctacagataaaaggttctctatcttaaaatacttcctacattggttccatattctgagtgagtaaagcacaattgggttgttagtatattggtgataacttgtatttattggggtgaaaagcaaggaatataaagaaatactgcaggatttcatttctattgtggaccaagcctgtgtatgttcatctatttgtgtccatgtccaggtttttatagcttgtttatttgctgcccagtaataaaattgaaagttagttctttgtagggtcaccctttggatacgtggatgttttgaattccaaataaatgaggttatggttgaatcaaatttcttaaaaaaaacatctactgatatatattggaatgttttgaaataaaaacagaagcctTGGGAAGGATAttaatcttaacaatgttaattcttccagctaaagtgagattgaagggttgaccatctttgcaagtcttgcttaattgatgaactaattttttaACCATGTTAATGaaatatgacatacagtatattattcctCCTAATAGCAGCCTTAAAAATGCTTTGTGTTTTACAATTAGCAAATGTGCAGCAGCAGAAATGAactgtaattatttaaaagaagCATCACACAGCATTTTctttactaaaagaaaaaaaatattttatacaagtacCAATGTCAATTTTTTTGTCTACTAAACAAAGAAACTTCATTATAATATCACAGGCAGAAAGATGTTTTGTACATAGCAGAGAccaaattgttttttatatatgcTTTTCTTAGTTTCTTGTTATTGGTATTTTCCATACAGCTTATTAAACGCAGAGAGGTAAAAGTATTTAGTAATTATTCAAATACATTGCAAAAAAGaggcatgtgactttttaattccAGTGATATTACTCTTGTACTCGAGAGGCCACtgcatttcatatttataaatgCTTCTCCAATGCTGACTTATCAATGGGCTCTAAAATGAATTGCATACTTTTCACATCTGCATTTTTCCTTtgcttaataattttaattatggcCAATATGGAGCATAAATGCAAACTTCAGGATACTTTTAACTTAAATGGAATGTACAAAAAAGGGCAGATAATATTAGGAGGACTATTTGAAATTAGCTTTAAAACTATTATTCCTGAGTTGTCATTTAAATCTAAACCAGAACAGTGGAAATGTGAAAGGTGAGTTAGAGACATTGCCACTTTTATGGCTGGTTTATTTTTCGTTAACaatcattttgtttgttaataaaaTCAAGGTGGCattcaaaaaacatttcatgtaatttctgaaaacattaaatgtttttgccttttatatgAATGTCTGTGCagcatataaaaattattttgcttttctattGACAGTTTAGATTTCATAGGGGTTCAGATGGCACAGACAATGGCATTTGCTATTGAAGAAATAAACAAGGATGAGACACTCCTGCCAAATGTCACCCTGGGATACAGAATCTTTGACAATTGTGTTAAATTACCAGTGGCACTCCGAGCGGCTGTCACTTTAGTCGGTGGTCTAGATGAAGTGAGCACTGAATACAACTGCAGTGGCATCCCTCCTGTTCTCGCTATAGTTGGTGATCCAGGATCCACGCCTACTATTGCTCTCTCAAGAATTGTTGGACTGTTCCACATGCCACTGGTAacactttaataatttaataattgctGTAGCATCGTCATAGACTATTTTGTGtcaattaaattgaattgaatttcctCATTATGTATATAAAGACTGATATTTTaacagtacaatatatatataaaataatcgtGCAGATTATGAAAAAGTATAGCAGTTTAATGTATCATTGACAAAtctatttcaaaattatttggGACTGCAGAAAACAATCAAGTCAAATACtcaatacatttcattaaattaattttttttttgtgttcctttaataaTGTATGTCACTTTTCTGAAATTTCtgcattgtatttattgtttttatacatATTATTCCTTGAAGAATGCTAATGCTGCTATTTTTATTCTTAGGTGAGTTATTATGCCACATGTCCCTGTTTAAGCAATAAACAAGAGTACCCTTCATTCTTTAGAACTATCCCAAGTGACACCTTTCAAGTCAAAGCTATGgcacaaataattaaatattttaactggTCCTGGGTTGGTATTATAGGAAGTGATGATGACTATGGACAATATGCTGTGAAAACATTTCATGAGGAAATAGCAACATTTGGTTGCATAGCATTCTCTGAGACTATTCCAAACGTTAATGACATTGACAAGATGCATCAAATAATCAATACTATAAAACACTCAACAGCAAATGTAATTACAGTATTTTCAACTGAGGTGGATATGAATGCTTTAGTAAGAGAAGCAGTGCGCCAAAATATTACTGACAGACAGTGGATTGCAAGTGAAGGATGGAGCCAATCAGTAGTTCTATCAAGTAAAGAATTTTTCAGGTCATTTGGTGGAACAATAGGCATTGCCATTCGCAAAGGAAACATTCCAGGACTGAAAGAATTTCTCCTTCAAGTTCACCCTGATATAAATTCAGGGAACAATTTACTTCAAcaattttgggaaaaaatgtttgaatGCAAATTTTCAGGCAACATTACAAACTCCTCTACAAAGCCTAGTTGGAAAGAATGCACAGAAGGAGAGAATATCAATAACACCCAAACAGCATATAGTGATGTTTCAGACTTAAGAGCCTCCTATAATGTTTATAAAGCTGTATATGCAATTGCACACGCACTTCATAATTTGAATTCCTGTGAAAAAGGAAATGGTCCATTTGAGAACAACTCCTGTGCAGACATCCTACATGTACAACCATGGCAGGTAAAGCTCTCATTTCCCTTTCTTCACCTTCTGCACATGTTATCAATGATAACTTTATGTTCAGTAAATGCAAATACAAGGAGTTAAACAATatgataatatcacataatataaatgaacattgttataaaatatacattatatgaaattcattaaacaacAATCTATTAATATTTAtcactaaaattatattttttttataaaaatgtttctaacattcattcagaattatttttattaatgtggatgGTTTAAAGGTAAATTCACATTTCACATTGTTCCAAAATCAAATAAGAACAACTACTGTCTAGACAAATCCATTTTCAAAATTGGATCTTTTTTAATCAGTCCAAGACATTTTTGATGTCCTAAAAAATTCCCATTGCTAATGTACTAAAATGTTagatggagaaaaaataaatgaattagtatttgcttcatttttctattaatgtatggaaatataaatacaacaacatatactgtaattcatgtattttttttcagcttcATCACTACCTGAAAAAAGTCAGTTTTAGTACACATTCAGGAGAAAGGGTTGCTTTTGATGAGAACGGAGATGCCCTCGCAACCTACGACATTGTAAGCTGGCAACTGAACAGTGATGGAAATACTGAAATTAAAACCACTGGAGTTTTTGACAAAGCCTCTGGATCTGGAACGGAGCTTTTTCTTAAAGAAAATGAGATGTTTTGGAATTTTGCTACTGGAAAAGTAGGTTTCAAGAATTCTGACCTTATTCCATGTCAGTTGTGAAGttagatttaatttaattaaaaatgtgttgatttgtaagaaaaaaaaacagaaaatatttaattaaatataatttgtttaatgAATGTTTCTTTTGGTCACTCAAAAAGTATATGTCTTAATAATTTAAATAGAAGACATATTTGTAATATTGAAGTAATAATCAATAAGCTGTGATGGGTATTTTCAATGCATTAACTACAGTATACATTGTACATGTCATATCTGTTAAGAACAGCTTGAAATACCAGTGGTGTCCATGTTGAAGTCTGCTAACATTATTACTCAGTTACTAAACAGATGTTTCACATCATGTGCTTCAGTCAATGCTGGACACACTCTATGTACATTTTCAAGTGCTTTCACTGAACACATTTAAGAATAAAGCAGTTAAACAAGTTTGTTCATATGAACATCACAGTATTTCCTCACTCAAACAGAAAGATACTGGAAATCAAGCTCACAttctataaaaaaacatttcttgtttAAATACCATGTTATGAGTAGACAGGGTTaacaatctgaaaaataaataccaCAATTAATTCCCATCAATACATCCATTTTCATGTCCACTTAATCCAGTCAATCCTACCAGGTCACCGAAAGTCATGCAGACACACAAGCCAACAAGTTAATCTACAGATGTTAATcaataatgaacttgtgaagaacatgcaaatgccataGGAGTGAACTTGAAAGCAGTTTCTCTAAATAAGAAATCTCAAAGATTTTTACCCTGGACCACTGTAGATAAAGATAAATATCATCCCATATGACTTTAACAACAACATAGACGACTTATGATAACAAGACAGAAAGCAAAAATACCACAATCAATTCTTCAATATTTGGACTTCCAGCTTTCATACTTCTTCAGCTGTTGTC of the Erpetoichthys calabaricus chromosome 2, fErpCal1.3, whole genome shotgun sequence genome contains:
- the LOC114669614 gene encoding extracellular calcium-sensing receptor-like; this encodes MANMEHKCKLQDTFNLNGMYKKGQIILGGLFEISFKTIIPELSFKSKPEQWKCESLDFIGVQMAQTMAFAIEEINKDETLLPNVTLGYRIFDNCVKLPVALRAAVTLVGGLDEVSTEYNCSGIPPVLAIVGDPGSTPTIALSRIVGLFHMPLVSYYATCPCLSNKQEYPSFFRTIPSDTFQVKAMAQIIKYFNWSWVGIIGSDDDYGQYAVKTFHEEIATFGCIAFSETIPNVNDIDKMHQIINTIKHSTANVITVFSTEVDMNALVREAVRQNITDRQWIASEGWSQSVVLSSKEFFRSFGGTIGIAIRKGNIPGLKEFLLQVHPDINSGNNLLQQFWEKMFECKFSGNITNSSTKPSWKECTEGENINNTQTAYSDVSDLRASYNVYKAVYAIAHALHNLNSCEKGNGPFENNSCADILHVQPWQLHHYLKKVSFSTHSGERVAFDENGDALATYDIVSWQLNSDGNTEIKTTGVFDKASGSGTELFLKENEMFWNFATGKPPQSICSKSCQPGTRKATRKGEPVCCFDCIPCAEGEISGQTDADECEKCQPDTWSNSERNQCVPKEVEFLSYEDAMGITLTAVSLSGAALSLAVLSVFIYYRETPVVKANNSELSFLLLISLILCFLCSLCFIGKPNNLNCILRHVVFGISFVLCISCILVKTIVVIMAFKATLPGKNIMKWFRSLQQRGTVFLFTLIQALICIIWVVISPPAPSRNTKYQNSKIILECDIGSITGFSCLMGYIGFLASVCFVLAFLARKLPDNFNEAKFITFSMIIFCTVWLTFIPAYISTPGKYTVAVEIFTILASSFGIITTIFFPKCYIILIRPERNTKKFLMARA